The DNA segment TAGCTGAAATAATTCTCAATAAAGTAAAGCTAAAAGCATCAATATTTTGAGTTGAAATAGCCATTCTAGCTAAAATTGAATTTAAAGCAAAAAATAATAAAACTAGAAAAATCAAAAATATAATTTTCAAACTAAATAATGAATTTTTCATATTGTAAAATAATTTTCTGCTATTATTTGTTAGTATTCACTACTTCTTATTTTTTTTGCCTTGGCACTATCTTTTCCTTCAAACTCTTTTGCATTTGCATTTTTCACAATTAACGTAGATATTGTATCTGTTGTAACTGCTACATCATGTGATTGTGAAGCTACATTAGCATTTTCTTGTGTTTGTGAATCTATAGTTGCTATTGCACTATTTATCTGTTCAACAGCGTCTAACTGTTCTTGGCTTGAATTTTGAACATCATCTATTAAAATTATTGCTTCATTTAGACTTGAATACAACTCTTTATATCCATCTATCATATGGCTTGAAATTTCATTTCCTTCATTCGCTTTTTTTGTAGCACTTTGTACAATATTTTTTATTTCTTTTGCAGCTTCTGCACTTCTACTTGCTAAACTTCTAACCTCTCCTGCTACAACGGCAAATCCTTTTCCAGCTTCACCTGCTGTTGCTGCTTCAACTGCTGCATTTAAAGATAATATATTTGTTTGAAATGCAATTTGATCAATCACACTTATTGCTTCATTGACTAAATTTACTTCTCTTGCTATATCTTGCATTGAAGCTGAAGTTTTTGAAGCTAAATTTTCTCCTTTATGAGCTTGTTCTATTATACTCTGAGATAGCCTTGCAACTTTTAAAACATTTTGTGTATTGTTTCTTATATTTGTTGTAACTTCATCCAAAGCGGCTGATGTCTCTTCTAAACTAGCAGCTGCTTTTGATGATGAGATATTTAAACTATCAACATTTTTCAAAAGTACTTTCGAACTATTTTGTAATGTTAATCCATTTGATTTATTTTCAATCAACATTTCAGTAATAGTTTTTCTAAGAGTGTTTATTTCTTCAAATAAAACTCTAAAATCATTTTTCACTAAACTCTCATCCAATTTTTCTCTATAATCATATTTCCCATATAAAAGAAGGGTTTGCTTAATTAAAGAGATACTTTTTTCTAAATCATTTGCAAGATTATTAATAGTTTTTGCAATATAATTTAGTTTAAAATTTGAACTATTTGTAAAATTTATTCGATCACTTACTATACCACTTGCAAGTTTTTCTGAAACTAACATAATTTCACCAAAAATTTGCAACTCTTCATCATTTTTTTTATTTAAAATTCTACAAATATTATCTAATTTTTTCGATACTTCATCATTATCTTTCACAGAATTCATATCAATATAATTTATTTCACTATTTAAGTATTTTTCTATTTGAGTTAAAGTTTCTAACATATCTTTATTTGATTTTTTTCTAAAAAACATATTTCATCCTAACTTATACAAATTTCTTGCATTTTGTATCTCTTGTTCTGTTGGTTTAACTCTAACAGATACATATCTTGTTGTCCCATCAGGATTTTTTGATTTAAAAGCTGTCGCATTCACCCAATAATATCCACCATCTTTTGTTCTATTCTTTACTATACCTTTCCAAATCTTTCCCGCTTTTATTGTTTTCCAAAGATCTTCAAATGCCCATGCTGGCATATCTTTATGTCTAACTATATTATGTTGATTCCCGACTAGTTCTTCCAATGTATATCCTGCAATTTTACAAAAATCAAAATTTGCAAATGTTATAACTCCATCTTCATTTGTTTGTGAAACTATTATAGTTCCCTTGTCTAAAAAAATCTCATTATTCAATAAATTTCCCCTAATATATTAAATTTTGCTACAATAACTTATATTAACTTAAACTAAATTTTAAATATAAGAAATAATAATTCGAGAGTCATTATTTTTTAAAGGTAAATGAAATTTTACTTTTAATATAATCATCCTCTAAATAAAGGAGTTTCTATGTTTTTTAAAACAAATAAAGAGGATGGACTTTTAAAAAAAGCTATAGATGACAACTATGCAATAATATACTTTAATCCCGATGGTAACATAATTAAAGCAAATAATAATTTCTTAAAAGCAATGGGCTATACTTTAGATGAAATTGTTACTAAACACCACAGTATGTTTTGTGATGAGAAATTTAGTAATACAAAAGAGTATAAAGAAAGCTGGAAAAGATTAAGAGCTGGTGAAACTATAACAGCAGAGTTTCAAAGAGTAAAAAAAGATGGTGATTACATCTTTCTAAGAGCTTCTTATATGCCTATTTTCGAAAATGGTAAAGTTATTGAAATAATTAAACTTGCTCAAGATATTACAAAAAATAGATTAAGAAATCTGCATTACATTGGACAAGTAAAAGCAATAAATAAATCAAATGCAGTTATTGAGTTTGATATGGAAGGAAAGATTTTAAATGTAAATGATAACTTCTTAAGTTCCGTTGGCTATATGAAAGATGAAGTTATAGGGAAACATCACTCAATTTTTTGTGAAGAATCTTATAAAAACTCAAATGAATATAAAGAGTTTTGGAAAAAATTAAATCGTGGTGAATTTGATAGTGGAGAATACCTAAGAGTTGGTAAAAATGGTAAAAAAGTTTGGATACAAGCTACTTATAACCCTATTTTAGATTTAGATGGTGATCCTTTTAGAGTAGTAAAATATGCTATAGATATAACTGATAAAAAAAACACTATGATTGAAATTGAAAAAGATATAAATGAGTTTAGCTCTTCTTTAAATAATCTTTCAATTGCCTCAACAAAGATGCTTGAAGAATCAAAATCTTCTATGCAAAATTCTCTTAGTGTTACAAATTCAACTGAAGATTTAAATAATGTGATTCTAGATTTAAGTAAAAAAATTGATGATATGCTTCAATCTATTACATCTATTTCTCAAAATGCAGCAAATAGCGAGAAAATTGCCTCAATAGCTAAAGAGCAATCAAAAGAGAGTGCAAAAGCAATGATTAAATTAAATGAAGAATCAACAAAAATTAGTGATACAATTAGTATTATTTCTCAAATTGCATTTCAAACAAATATATTATCTTTAAATGCAGCAGTTGAAGCAGCAACAGCTGGAGAAGCTGGAAAAGGATTTGCTGTTGTTGCACAAGAAGTAAGAAATTTAGCAACAAGATCAAATGAAGCAGCAAAAAATATAACTTCGGTAATTGAACTTATTCAATCCTTAGTAAAAGAATCTCTTAATTCTATTCATGGGATTGATGATACTATTGAAAAAATAAATAGTATGTCAAAGGATATTTCACAATCTATGGTTGAACAAAAAAACACTTCTTTTG comes from the Aliarcobacter cibarius genome and includes:
- a CDS encoding methyl-accepting chemotaxis protein, with the protein product MFFKTNKEDGLLKKAIDDNYAIIYFNPDGNIIKANNNFLKAMGYTLDEIVTKHHSMFCDEKFSNTKEYKESWKRLRAGETITAEFQRVKKDGDYIFLRASYMPIFENGKVIEIIKLAQDITKNRLRNLHYIGQVKAINKSNAVIEFDMEGKILNVNDNFLSSVGYMKDEVIGKHHSIFCEESYKNSNEYKEFWKKLNRGEFDSGEYLRVGKNGKKVWIQATYNPILDLDGDPFRVVKYAIDITDKKNTMIEIEKDINEFSSSLNNLSIASTKMLEESKSSMQNSLSVTNSTEDLNNVILDLSKKIDDMLQSITSISQNAANSEKIASIAKEQSKESAKAMIKLNEESTKISDTISIISQIAFQTNILSLNAAVEAATAGEAGKGFAVVAQEVRNLATRSNEAAKNITSVIELIQSLVKESLNSIHGIDDTIEKINSMSKDISQSMVEQKNTSFELSNSAKQSSYNLNEVSKTMQKVSLSAQETEKEAEITKNSSNELIKVSNKLITTLKNLK
- a CDS encoding methyl-accepting chemotaxis protein, producing MFFRKKSNKDMLETLTQIEKYLNSEINYIDMNSVKDNDEVSKKLDNICRILNKKNDEELQIFGEIMLVSEKLASGIVSDRINFTNSSNFKLNYIAKTINNLANDLEKSISLIKQTLLLYGKYDYREKLDESLVKNDFRVLFEEINTLRKTITEMLIENKSNGLTLQNSSKVLLKNVDSLNISSSKAAASLEETSAALDEVTTNIRNNTQNVLKVARLSQSIIEQAHKGENLASKTSASMQDIAREVNLVNEAISVIDQIAFQTNILSLNAAVEAATAGEAGKGFAVVAGEVRSLASRSAEAAKEIKNIVQSATKKANEGNEISSHMIDGYKELYSSLNEAIILIDDVQNSSQEQLDAVEQINSAIATIDSQTQENANVASQSHDVAVTTDTISTLIVKNANAKEFEGKDSAKAKKIRSSEY
- a CDS encoding PAS domain-containing protein codes for the protein MNNEIFLDKGTIIVSQTNEDGVITFANFDFCKIAGYTLEELVGNQHNIVRHKDMPAWAFEDLWKTIKAGKIWKGIVKNRTKDGGYYWVNATAFKSKNPDGTTRYVSVRVKPTEQEIQNARNLYKLG